Proteins co-encoded in one Capsicum annuum cultivar UCD-10X-F1 chromosome 9, UCD10Xv1.1, whole genome shotgun sequence genomic window:
- the LOC107840963 gene encoding probable polyamine oxidase 5, which translates to MLSQKPKIVIIGAGIAGLAAAKKLYTTQNFNELFELCVVEGGNRIGGRIFTNEFCGDKVEMGASWIHGIDGNPIYKIAKDINAFENDEPWDPLGGKMENKMVITEDGHEVNSSIVNNISSFFKNLLDFASGEGDFGGGIGGKIVERLRIENGGGIEKVSIGAFLRKGLEFYWGLRKDQENVESFNLDDGGSEKDHENGEIFNLDNGGSEKDQEHVKSFNLDDGGSEKDHENDESFNLDDGGSEKDHENVESFNLNDGGSEKIQENVESFNLDDGGSEKDHENDESFNLDYGGSEKDQENVEVFENWSRKSLEEGVFAMFENIHRHYSSAGDLGTLDFNGHSEYIDFPGDDITIAKGFSSVIESLGSVLPSGLIQLGRKVTKIEWQLENNDGNKPVKLHFSDGSVMYADHVIVTISLGVLKQGIREDSSLFSPPLPSFKTDAISRLGFGVVDKLFLQLSPTHHENVGYDGMKFPNMMMVFHQPDAKLNNPKIPFWIRRTTLVHPVYPESRVVMLFFAGEEALKVESLDDEEIIEGVSTTMSEILANAKHFKNSNAAAESESFIKFTKVLKCKWGTDPLFLGSYTHIAVGSSGDDLDSMAEPLPEKSGDGRKSTSCHQLQVLFAGEATSRAHYSTTHGAYLTGLREANRLLEHYQCVDV; encoded by the coding sequence atgttgtcacaaaaGCCCAAAATTGTTATAATTGGTGCAGGAATAGCTGGTTTAGCAGCAGCAAAAAAGCTATATACAACACAAAACTTCAATGAACTATTTGAACTTTGTGTTGTAGAAGGTGGAAATAGAATTGGTGGAAGAATTTTTACTAATGAATTTTGTGGTGATAAAGTTGAAATGGGTGCTAGTTGGATTCATGGAATTGATGGAAATCCAATATATAAAATTGCTAAAGATATCAATGCATTTGAAAATGATGAACCTTGGGATCCATTGGGAGGTAAAATGGAGAACAAAATGGTTATAACAGAAGATGGACATGAGGTAAATTCATCTATTGTTAATAACATATCAAGTTTTTTTAAGAATCTGTTGGATTTTGCATCTGGTGAAGGGGATTTTGGAGGTGGGATTGGTGgtaaaattgttgaaagattgagGATTGAAAATGGTGGCGGCATTGAGAAGGTTAGTATTGGTGCTTTTCTTAGAAAAGGGCTTGAGTTTTACTGGGGTTtaagaaaagatcaagaaaatgtTGAAAGCTTCAATCTTGACGATGGTGGTAGTGAAAAGGATCATGAGAATGGTGAAATCTTCAATCTTGACAATGGCGGTAGTGAAAAAGATCAAGAACATGTTAAAAGCTTCAATCTTGACGATGGTGGTAGTGAAAAAGATCATGAGAATGATGAAAGCTTCAATCTTGACGATGGTGGTAGTGAAAAGGATCACGAGAATGTTGAAAGCTTCAATCTTAACGATGGTGGTagtgaaaaaattcaagaaaatgttGAAAGCTTCAATCTTGACGATGGTGGTAGTGAAAAAGATCACGAGAATGATGAAAGCTTCAATCTTGACTATGGCGGTAGtgaaaaagatcaagaaaatgttgaagtttTTGAAAATTGGAGTAGAAAATCACTTGAAGAAGGTGTTTTCGCTATGTTTGAGAATATACATAGGCATTATTCGTCAGCTGGCGATTTAGGTACTTTGGATTTCAATGGACACAGTGAGTATATTGATTTTCCTGGAGATGACATAACAATAGCCAAAGGTTTTTCATCTGTGATTGAATCTTTGGGTTCTGTTTTACCATCTGGTTTGATCCAATTAGGCCGAAAAGTCACGAAAATTGAATGGCAATTGGAGAACAATGATGGTAATAAGCCAGTGAAGTTGCATTTCAGTGATGGATCAGTTATGTATGCTGATCATGTCATTGTTACCATCTCACTTGGAGTTTTGAAACAAGGAATTCGCGAGGACTCGAGTCTTTTTAGTCCTCCACTTCCTAGTTTCAAGACCGACGCAATTTCAAGACTTGGTTTTGGTGTTGTTGACAAGTTGTTCTTGCAACTTAGCCCAACTCATCATGAAAATGTTGGCTATGATGGGATGAAGTTCCCTAATATGATGATGGTTTTTCATCAGCCGGACGCGAAGTTGAACAACCCGAAAATCCCCTTCTGGATAAGGAGGACAACACTTGTACATCCAGTTTATCCAGAGTCAAGAGTTGTAATGTTGTTTTTTGCAGGTGAAGAAGCTCTAAAGGTTGAATCTCTTGATGATGAGGAGATCATCGAAGGGGTCTCGACAACAATGTCAGAGATTCTAGCAAACGCAAAGCATTTCAAGAACTCGAATGCTGCAGCTGAGAGTGAAAGTTTCATCAAGTTTACAAAGGTTTTGAAGTGCAAATGGGGTACTGATCCATTGTTTTTGGGATCATATACTCATATAGCTGTTGGATCAAGTGGAGATGATTTGGATTCTATGGCTGAACCATTGCCGGAGAAGAGCGGCGATGGTAGAAAGTCGACGAGTTGTCATCAACTTCAAGTCTTGTTTGCAGGTGAAGCAACAAGTAGAGCTCATTATTCAACAACTCATGGTGCTTATCTTACTGGTCTTAGAGAAGCTAATAGGCTTCTTGAACACTATCAATGTGTTGATGTCTGA